A genomic segment from Candidatus Anaeroferrophillus wilburensis encodes:
- the dksA gene encoding RNA polymerase-binding protein DksA gives MLTQEQLEHFKALLLQEKEAILEKVDQLKRGDIYTNREDLMDDADAASVEVDHNLLFRIRGREAHLIKKIDEALAKIENGTYGICEACDDEISLGRLEARPVAPLCITCKEEQEKQEKRQGL, from the coding sequence ATGTTAACGCAAGAGCAACTGGAACATTTCAAGGCGCTGCTGCTGCAGGAAAAAGAGGCTATCCTTGAAAAAGTTGATCAACTGAAACGGGGTGACATCTACACCAACCGAGAAGATCTCATGGATGATGCCGATGCGGCTTCGGTGGAGGTTGATCATAACCTTTTGTTTCGCATCCGGGGGCGGGAAGCTCACCTGATTAAAAAGATTGATGAAGCATTGGCCAAAATAGAAAATGGCACTTATGGTATCTGTGAAGCCTGTGATGATGAGATCTCCCTGGGGCGTTTGGAAGCCCGGCCGGTGGCACCTCTGTGCATTACCTGCAAGGAGGAACAGGAAAAACAGGAGAAACGGCAGGGGCTTTAG
- the speB gene encoding agmatinase — MLVPQGRFLAARAASLEAPPAQVLLGLPFDGTSSYKPGSRFAPAALRDVSHGLETFSYALQRDLDDLEIGDLGDLDLPFGNTTRALAMIRDAAALLMSHETLPLFIGGEHLVTLPIIEAVMERHPDLAVIHFDAHADLRDTYMGEPLSHATVMRRVAEQVGPGNLYQFGIRSGTRDEYAYGLAHTNFYPAALDQVSEVAGKLSGRPVYLSLDLDILDPGCFPGTGTPEPGGVSVAELLQALYSLSALQVVACDVVELSPPADPAAIAAIVAAKVVRELLLLTAHGAAG; from the coding sequence ATGTTGGTTCCCCAAGGCCGCTTCCTGGCCGCCCGGGCGGCCAGCCTGGAAGCTCCCCCGGCACAGGTACTGCTTGGCCTACCCTTTGATGGTACCAGCTCTTACAAGCCTGGCAGCCGTTTTGCCCCGGCTGCCTTGCGGGACGTTTCCCACGGGCTGGAGACCTTCAGCTACGCATTGCAGCGCGATCTTGATGACCTGGAAATCGGTGATCTGGGAGATCTTGACTTGCCCTTTGGTAATACGACGCGTGCCCTTGCCATGATCCGGGACGCTGCGGCCCTGCTGATGAGTCACGAAACGCTGCCCCTGTTTATTGGCGGCGAGCATCTGGTGACCTTGCCGATCATTGAGGCGGTCATGGAGCGGCATCCTGATCTGGCAGTTATTCATTTTGATGCCCATGCCGATTTGCGTGATACTTATATGGGGGAACCCCTTTCCCACGCTACGGTCATGCGTCGGGTGGCTGAGCAGGTTGGTCCCGGGAATCTCTACCAGTTTGGCATTCGCTCGGGCACCCGGGATGAATATGCCTATGGCTTGGCCCATACCAATTTTTATCCTGCTGCTCTTGATCAGGTGTCTGAGGTGGCCGGAAAGCTATCCGGCCGGCCTGTCTATCTGTCGCTTGATCTGGATATCCTGGACCCCGGTTGTTTCCCGGGAACCGGTACGCCCGAACCAGGTGGAGTATCGGTTGCTGAACTGCTGCAGGCACTTTATTCCCTATCGGCCTTGCAGGTTGTTGCCTGTGATGTGGTGGAACTTTCCCCCCCCGCTGATCCTGCCGCCATTGCTGCCATTGTCGCTGCCAAGGTGGTCCGTGAACTGCTCCTGCTTACGGCACACGGTGCTGCCGGATGA
- a CDS encoding cupin domain-containing protein: protein MNIGSKIKKLRLSHSLTQEELAGRSDLTKGFISQLERDLASPSIATLKDILDVFSVSLADFFREADDDVQQVVFGRTDRKTMGDEGADIQLLMAGAHENKFDVALVTLVPGQWIEDSGHEGEEFGFMLKGRVCITLELGQTYTAGKDECFFFPANQQHKISNSSTRVAQFLWVVSPPTFF from the coding sequence GTGAATATCGGCAGTAAAATAAAAAAACTGCGTTTATCCCATTCTTTGACCCAGGAGGAACTGGCTGGTCGATCAGACCTGACCAAAGGTTTTATTTCGCAGCTGGAACGTGATCTTGCATCCCCTTCCATCGCCACTTTGAAAGATATTCTGGATGTTTTTTCGGTCAGCCTGGCGGATTTCTTTCGGGAAGCCGATGATGATGTCCAGCAGGTTGTGTTTGGCAGAACAGATCGGAAAACCATGGGTGATGAAGGGGCTGATATTCAGTTGCTGATGGCCGGCGCCCACGAAAACAAGTTTGATGTTGCCCTGGTCACCTTGGTGCCCGGCCAGTGGATCGAAGATAGTGGTCACGAAGGAGAGGAGTTTGGCTTTATGCTCAAAGGGAGGGTTTGCATTACCCTTGAGCTCGGGCAGACCTATACGGCGGGGAAGGATGAGTGCTTCTTCTTTCCGGCTAATCAACAGCATAAAATCAGTAATAGTTCAACACGGGTGGCTCAGTTTCTCTGGGTAGTGTCACCGCCGACTTTTTTTTAA
- a CDS encoding HD domain-containing protein: MIPDLETCFSLLRDYRVPVHIVGHSVVVTKIAVVLGEALRVQGLDQDMSLLAAAGLLHDIAKLESITTGVDHALLGGQWLEALGFSEVAMVVRHHIHLEPAPWQPVDEKELVFYADKRVKHVEIVSLDHRFADLRDRYGKNVSSLGSLGNMEKLTRELEKKIFSPLSWRPDEVVTVVDASANGQRRLLDRIAALYEKYIDIHPEV, from the coding sequence ATGATTCCTGATCTGGAAACCTGTTTTTCCCTGTTGCGGGATTATCGGGTGCCGGTTCATATTGTTGGCCACAGTGTTGTGGTTACTAAGATTGCGGTGGTTCTGGGAGAGGCTTTAAGGGTGCAGGGGCTGGATCAAGATATGTCGTTGCTGGCTGCTGCCGGCCTGCTCCATGATATCGCCAAACTTGAGTCGATCACAACCGGTGTTGACCATGCCTTGTTGGGCGGCCAGTGGCTAGAGGCCCTCGGCTTTTCCGAGGTCGCCATGGTCGTCAGACATCACATTCATCTTGAACCAGCTCCATGGCAACCGGTGGATGAAAAGGAGCTGGTTTTTTATGCTGATAAACGGGTGAAGCACGTAGAGATTGTCTCTCTTGACCATCGGTTTGCCGATCTGCGTGATCGCTATGGCAAAAACGTCAGCTCTTTGGGCAGTCTGGGGAACATGGAAAAGCTTACCAGGGAGTTGGAAAAAAAGATTTTTTCCCCTTTGTCCTGGCGTCCCGATGAGGTTGTCACTGTGGTTGATGCCTCTGCCAATGGTCAACGGCGCCTTCTAGACCGGATCGCCGCATTATACGAAAAATATATTGACATCCATCCCGAGGTTTAG
- a CDS encoding leucine--tRNA ligase, protein MEQQYNPQAVELKWQAHWEQEKTFAAADGAGEKYYLLEMFPYPSGKIHMGHVRNYSIGDVVARYQRMKGRNVLHPMGWDAFGMPAENAAIERQIHPAVWTRDNIDAMRQQLKRMGFSYDWSRELATCDPSYYRWEQLFFLQMYAKGLAYKKKSQVNWCEQCQTVLANEQVEAGLCWRCGCDVESRELNQWFYRITDYAQELLDGCDDLPGWPERVTTMQKNWIGRSTGANIVFPLAGMDGDITVFTTRQDTLYGATFMSLAPEHPMARKLAEGTGQAAVVEEFIQRCRRQQVSDRELGSLEKEGVFTGRYCVNPVTGQEMPVYLANFVLLGYGTGAVMAVPAHDQRDFEFARQYELPIVVVIQPDGPLLDPAAMTEAYTGPGTLVNSGPFNGIDNREALEEIAAHLTAAGKGKKTVTYRLRDWGISRQRYWGAPIPIIYCDSCGTVPVPVSDLPVILPKEVALSGAGGSPLAASQDFVTTVCPVCGRPARRETDTMDTFVESSWYYIRYACAAFDQAPFDRQAVSYWLPVDQYIGGIEHAILHLLYSRFFTRVLRDLGYVDFAEPFTRLLTQGMVIKDGSKMSKSKGNVVDPDLLIQKYGADTARMFSLFAAPPELDLEWSDQGVEGAYRFLHRLWRLVYAVLPAINDVAAYQGSFAALPEQLKPLRRKTHQTIKKVVADIEDRFHFNTAISAVMELVNELKPYVETVGEADAPARQVIREAVETVLLLLAPIVPHIAEELWQQLGHDGELSYAPVPAHDPESITTVTVLLVVQVNGKLRDRLTVDAQISREDLERQVLASEKVQQYLAGKPVRKFIVVPQKLVNIVV, encoded by the coding sequence ATGGAACAACAGTATAACCCCCAGGCAGTAGAACTCAAGTGGCAGGCCCACTGGGAACAGGAGAAAACCTTTGCTGCTGCCGATGGTGCGGGAGAAAAATACTATCTGCTGGAGATGTTTCCTTATCCTTCCGGCAAAATTCACATGGGGCATGTGCGAAACTATTCCATTGGTGATGTGGTGGCCCGTTACCAGCGGATGAAAGGGCGTAATGTCCTCCATCCCATGGGCTGGGATGCTTTCGGGATGCCGGCTGAAAATGCCGCCATCGAACGCCAGATTCACCCGGCGGTCTGGACCAGGGACAATATCGATGCCATGCGGCAGCAACTGAAGCGCATGGGATTCAGCTATGACTGGAGTCGCGAGCTGGCTACCTGTGACCCCTCCTATTACCGTTGGGAACAGCTTTTTTTCCTGCAGATGTATGCTAAGGGGCTGGCCTATAAGAAAAAATCCCAGGTGAACTGGTGTGAACAGTGCCAGACCGTGCTTGCCAATGAACAGGTGGAGGCTGGCCTCTGCTGGCGTTGTGGTTGTGATGTGGAGTCGCGCGAGTTGAACCAGTGGTTTTACCGGATTACGGACTACGCGCAGGAGTTGCTTGATGGGTGTGATGATCTGCCGGGCTGGCCTGAGCGGGTTACCACCATGCAGAAGAACTGGATTGGCAGAAGCACGGGGGCCAATATTGTTTTTCCCCTCGCCGGCATGGACGGCGATATTACGGTTTTTACCACCCGCCAGGATACCCTGTATGGGGCCACCTTCATGAGCTTGGCGCCGGAACATCCCATGGCCCGGAAACTGGCCGAGGGAACGGGGCAGGCAGCGGTGGTGGAGGAGTTTATTCAGCGCTGCCGCCGGCAGCAGGTGAGTGACCGTGAGCTGGGGTCTTTGGAAAAAGAAGGGGTGTTCACCGGCCGCTACTGCGTCAATCCGGTTACCGGCCAGGAAATGCCCGTGTATCTGGCCAACTTTGTTCTGCTTGGCTATGGAACCGGCGCCGTGATGGCGGTGCCGGCCCACGATCAGCGGGATTTTGAATTTGCCAGGCAATATGAGCTGCCCATTGTGGTTGTGATCCAGCCCGATGGTCCACTGTTGGATCCGGCAGCCATGACTGAAGCCTATACCGGTCCGGGAACGTTGGTTAACTCCGGACCCTTCAACGGGATTGACAACCGGGAAGCCCTGGAAGAGATTGCTGCTCACCTGACAGCTGCCGGCAAAGGGAAGAAAACCGTTACCTATCGGTTGCGCGACTGGGGTATTTCCCGGCAGCGCTATTGGGGAGCGCCCATCCCCATTATCTACTGCGACAGTTGTGGTACGGTTCCGGTTCCCGTAAGCGATCTGCCGGTTATTCTCCCGAAAGAGGTTGCCCTGTCAGGGGCGGGAGGGTCGCCGCTGGCCGCCAGTCAGGATTTCGTGACGACGGTCTGCCCGGTTTGTGGCCGGCCGGCCCGCCGGGAAACGGATACCATGGATACCTTTGTGGAGTCTTCCTGGTACTATATTCGTTATGCCTGTGCTGCTTTTGATCAGGCTCCCTTTGACCGCCAGGCGGTTTCCTACTGGCTGCCGGTTGATCAGTATATCGGCGGTATTGAACACGCCATTCTGCACCTGTTGTACTCGCGGTTTTTCACTCGGGTGCTGCGTGATCTCGGCTATGTCGATTTTGCTGAACCTTTTACCCGCCTGTTGACCCAGGGGATGGTCATCAAGGATGGTTCCAAGATGTCCAAGTCGAAGGGCAACGTTGTCGACCCCGATCTCCTGATTCAAAAATATGGTGCTGATACGGCCAGGATGTTCAGCCTTTTTGCCGCTCCACCGGAACTTGACCTGGAGTGGAGCGACCAGGGGGTGGAAGGTGCCTATCGGTTCCTGCATCGGTTATGGCGGCTGGTGTATGCAGTGCTGCCGGCGATTAACGATGTTGCCGCCTACCAGGGTTCTTTTGCGGCTCTTCCTGAGCAGCTCAAACCACTACGTCGCAAGACCCACCAGACGATAAAAAAAGTTGTTGCTGATATTGAAGACCGGTTTCATTTCAATACGGCCATCAGTGCGGTCATGGAACTGGTCAATGAATTGAAACCTTACGTGGAAACCGTTGGCGAGGCCGATGCTCCGGCCCGACAGGTGATCAGGGAAGCGGTGGAAACGGTGCTTCTGCTACTGGCGCCCATTGTGCCCCATATAGCCGAGGAGTTGTGGCAGCAGCTGGGCCATGATGGGGAGTTGTCGTATGCTCCGGTACCAGCCCATGATCCTGAATCCATAACAACGGTTACGGTGCTGCTGGTGGTCCAGGTGAACGGCAAGCTGCGCGACCGGTTGACCGTTGACGCCCAGATCAGCCGTGAGGATCTTGAGCGGCAGGTGCTGGCGAGTGAGAAGGTGCAACAATATCTGGCCGGGAAGCCGGTGAGAAAATTTATTGTGGTGCCGCAGAAACTGGTTAATATAGTTGTTTGA
- the holA gene encoding DNA polymerase III subunit delta encodes MLSSLRKCLQQAAAPAAEFGCCLLYGQETYPVAFLLSSLKQLLKEQEEVTVEQYDYSRISLVEELSAWDAGSLFAAKKIIVLSHLDGVKKDDVELLTEWLARRQGDPSVFLFLTAGERLDGRSLLVRSARKYGTVIKTDGFKPEDLRRLIVQYGSTYGVTFSPSVLDILIHYHDARVQLILREVEKLALFVGPGGVVNDGDLELMGCGTVAGNIFALVDELGAGRTATSLRVLNRLLRDKTVPLVIVSMVVRHYRLLALAGAPANRGKSVSELARDLRVPPFVVQKLRRQTSHFPLPRLVQSFQLLAEIDRRLKSSSVPELIVMENMVLSLCRRNANDS; translated from the coding sequence ATGTTATCCTCGCTCCGCAAGTGCCTGCAGCAGGCTGCCGCCCCTGCAGCTGAGTTCGGCTGCTGTCTGCTCTACGGTCAAGAAACCTATCCCGTTGCGTTTCTCCTCTCATCCCTGAAACAGCTGCTGAAAGAACAGGAAGAGGTCACCGTTGAACAGTATGATTATTCACGGATTTCCCTGGTGGAGGAGTTGTCCGCCTGGGATGCCGGATCCCTGTTTGCGGCTAAGAAGATTATTGTCCTGAGCCATCTGGACGGGGTGAAAAAGGACGATGTTGAACTGCTTACCGAGTGGCTTGCCCGGCGCCAGGGTGACCCCAGTGTTTTTCTATTTCTGACTGCCGGGGAGCGCCTTGACGGTCGTTCGCTGCTGGTTCGCTCGGCAAGGAAATATGGCACGGTTATCAAGACCGATGGCTTCAAACCCGAAGACCTTCGCCGCTTGATTGTTCAGTATGGCAGTACCTATGGGGTGACCTTTTCCCCGTCGGTGCTGGATATTCTTATCCATTACCACGATGCCAGGGTCCAGCTCATCCTGCGGGAGGTTGAAAAACTGGCTCTTTTTGTCGGCCCTGGAGGTGTGGTCAACGATGGCGATCTGGAGCTGATGGGCTGCGGTACGGTGGCCGGCAATATTTTTGCCCTGGTTGACGAGTTGGGGGCCGGCAGGACAGCAACCTCTCTGAGGGTGCTGAATCGCCTGTTGCGGGACAAAACCGTTCCCCTGGTTATTGTCAGCATGGTGGTCCGCCATTACCGGCTGCTGGCTTTGGCCGGGGCGCCGGCAAACCGGGGAAAATCTGTCAGTGAGCTGGCGAGAGATTTACGGGTGCCGCCCTTTGTGGTTCAGAAACTGCGGCGACAGACAAGCCATTTCCCCCTGCCACGCCTGGTCCAAAGTTTTCAATTGCTTGCTGAGATTGACCGCCGGTTAAAATCCTCGTCTGTTCCTGAACTGATTGTTATGGAGAATATGGTGCTTTCACTCTGCCGGAGGAATGCCAATGATTCCTGA
- the speE gene encoding polyamine aminopropyltransferase gives MELWYTEEHSSGTRFSLRATRHVHQEKTPFQQLDVIETEEYGRIMLLDGLVMLTEKDEFVYHELITHVPSACLPDARRVLVIGGGDGGTARELLRYPQLTRVDMVEIDEAVVMASRKFFPTLNVKLDDPRLTIHYRDGMEFVKEHENQYDLIIVDSTDPIGPGEHLFTESFYRDCYAALRPQGILVSQAATSFSAYYLKLQREQCAFVKAAFDRLFLYLGHIPTYPTGTWSFLCAVKGDINPAVAFDRRSTTPFTDQLGYYNAGMHRQAFSLPNFIYRELAGLIDNQLAESV, from the coding sequence ATGGAATTATGGTACACGGAAGAGCACTCATCCGGGACCCGTTTTTCTCTGCGGGCAACCAGACATGTACATCAGGAAAAAACCCCTTTTCAGCAGCTTGACGTTATTGAAACTGAAGAGTATGGCCGGATCATGCTGCTCGACGGCCTGGTGATGTTGACGGAGAAAGATGAGTTTGTCTACCATGAACTGATTACCCATGTTCCCTCTGCCTGCCTTCCCGATGCCCGCCGTGTCCTGGTTATCGGCGGCGGTGATGGAGGTACGGCCCGGGAGTTGCTCCGTTATCCCCAGCTGACCAGGGTTGATATGGTTGAAATCGATGAGGCGGTTGTCATGGCTTCAAGAAAATTTTTCCCAACCCTCAATGTGAAGCTCGATGACCCGCGGCTGACCATTCATTATCGGGACGGGATGGAGTTCGTCAAAGAGCATGAAAATCAGTATGATCTGATCATTGTGGACTCCACCGATCCCATTGGGCCGGGCGAACACCTGTTTACGGAATCCTTCTACCGGGACTGTTACGCCGCTCTGCGGCCGCAGGGGATCCTGGTTTCTCAGGCGGCAACCTCCTTTTCTGCCTACTACCTGAAGCTCCAGCGGGAACAATGTGCCTTTGTCAAGGCGGCCTTCGACCGGCTTTTTCTTTACCTGGGGCATATCCCCACCTATCCTACCGGGACGTGGAGCTTTTTGTGTGCGGTGAAGGGGGATATCAATCCTGCGGTTGCTTTTGACCGCCGATCAACGACTCCCTTTACTGATCAGCTGGGCTATTATAATGCTGGCATGCATCGCCAGGCTTTTTCCCTGCCGAATTTCATCTACCGTGAACTGGCCGGTCTGATTGACAATCAGCTGGCGGAGTCAGTCTAA
- a CDS encoding cache domain-containing protein produces MSLKVKIIVLAMVMGFMTAFAVSGLSVYNTVRMKGAILAKYHDDLLAERQNMLEEMTRIAWGTFDSIVSDSEDFMMVEQGQVKDIFKNIRYGENGDGYFWINDLGPTMVMHPINPTLNGKDLSQMKDPHGTYLFNEFVRVAKQDGAGFVEYFWPKPGHDEPVKKISYVKLYPKWGWIVGTGLYVDDIDAAVAARNREINASIKSFLLLLAGLVALGILFGFILAYGLAQSITKQVNVVTGGISDAAAQIAGAANQIAAGSQNLADGASNQAASLEETSSSLEEIGSMTRQNADNTKQADSLAQQAEAVVQEGASNMEEMLRAVHEIRDSSEKTAKIIKTIDEIAFQTNLLSLNAAVEAARAGEAGAGFAVVADEVRNLAHRSAEAAKNTTELIDRSVASSVRGVELSERVAASFEEINSAIKKVKDLVAEVAAASDEQSQGLGQISTVVGQMDKITQENAANAEESAASIMELKSQIDTVDGMVTQLVQVLGMGNRGNVSQAKKSGLPKPSAAGIAMVSARKKTMPVKKSIRQEVSPEDIIPLDDNDDQTLSEF; encoded by the coding sequence GTGAGTTTGAAGGTTAAGATTATCGTGCTTGCCATGGTTATGGGGTTTATGACGGCTTTTGCGGTCAGCGGTTTGTCGGTCTACAATACAGTCAGAATGAAGGGCGCCATTTTAGCGAAGTACCATGATGACCTGCTGGCTGAGCGGCAGAACATGCTGGAGGAGATGACCAGAATTGCCTGGGGAACGTTTGACTCCATCGTTTCCGACAGCGAGGATTTTATGATGGTGGAGCAGGGACAGGTCAAGGATATTTTTAAAAATATCCGCTATGGCGAGAATGGCGATGGCTATTTCTGGATTAATGATCTGGGTCCCACGATGGTTATGCACCCCATCAATCCGACGTTGAACGGTAAAGATCTCAGCCAGATGAAAGATCCTCATGGTACCTACCTGTTCAATGAATTTGTCCGGGTTGCCAAACAGGATGGAGCTGGATTTGTCGAGTATTTCTGGCCCAAACCGGGGCATGACGAGCCGGTTAAAAAAATTTCCTATGTCAAACTGTATCCCAAGTGGGGCTGGATTGTCGGTACTGGTCTTTATGTTGACGATATTGATGCCGCAGTGGCCGCCCGGAATCGGGAGATCAATGCTTCGATCAAATCATTCCTGTTGTTGCTGGCCGGTCTTGTCGCTTTGGGAATATTGTTTGGTTTCATTCTGGCCTATGGTTTGGCGCAAAGCATCACCAAGCAGGTGAACGTGGTTACCGGTGGTATCTCTGATGCCGCCGCCCAGATCGCCGGGGCCGCAAACCAGATTGCCGCCGGCAGCCAGAACCTGGCGGACGGGGCATCGAACCAGGCGGCATCGCTGGAGGAGACCTCCTCTTCACTGGAGGAGATTGGCAGCATGACCCGACAGAATGCCGATAACACCAAACAGGCAGACAGTCTTGCCCAGCAGGCTGAGGCGGTTGTTCAAGAGGGCGCCAGCAACATGGAGGAGATGCTCCGGGCGGTGCATGAAATCCGCGATTCCTCCGAGAAAACAGCAAAAATCATTAAAACCATTGATGAAATTGCCTTCCAGACCAATCTCTTGTCGTTGAATGCCGCGGTAGAGGCGGCCCGGGCCGGGGAGGCAGGGGCGGGGTTTGCCGTGGTTGCCGATGAAGTGCGCAACCTGGCCCATCGCAGTGCTGAGGCCGCCAAGAACACCACTGAACTGATCGATCGATCAGTGGCCAGTTCGGTGCGGGGGGTTGAGTTGTCCGAGCGGGTGGCAGCGTCATTCGAGGAGATCAATAGTGCCATTAAAAAGGTGAAAGACCTGGTTGCCGAGGTTGCGGCTGCCTCCGATGAACAGTCCCAGGGACTTGGCCAGATTAGTACCGTTGTCGGGCAGATGGATAAGATAACCCAGGAAAATGCCGCCAATGCCGAAGAGTCGGCGGCATCGATTATGGAGTTGAAAAGTCAGATCGATACCGTTGATGGGATGGTAACGCAGCTGGTTCAGGTTCTCGGGATGGGGAATAGGGGCAATGTCAGCCAAGCGAAAAAAAGTGGCCTGCCAAAACCATCGGCAGCCGGCATTGCAATGGTGTCGGCAAGAAAAAAAACAATGCCGGTCAAAAAAAGTATTCGCCAGGAGGTCAGTCCGGAGGACATCATCCCCCTGGACGATAATGACGATCAGACCTTGAGTGAATTTTAG
- a CDS encoding LptE family protein, with protein sequence MKSVKHSFLPLLLFASIFLFSACLGYHFQGSGGALPEHLKTVAITPFANQTYESLVDTYLTNALVGEFSRSKRLRMVDQADADLVISGAVKEVSNTSISYSGNDRAYEYRVRVRIEVVIRDVRQDIVVWQNGNMHEVEEYHTSGEPNDVQTRKRVAIARVCKVLAENIHDRLFIDF encoded by the coding sequence ATGAAATCAGTCAAGCATAGTTTCCTCCCCCTCCTGCTGTTTGCCAGTATTTTCCTCTTTTCCGCCTGTCTTGGTTATCATTTTCAGGGTTCAGGCGGCGCACTGCCTGAACACCTTAAAACCGTGGCCATTACCCCTTTTGCCAACCAGACGTATGAAAGCCTGGTGGATACCTATCTCACCAATGCCCTGGTGGGCGAATTTTCCCGCAGTAAACGGTTGCGGATGGTTGATCAGGCTGACGCCGATCTGGTGATCAGCGGCGCCGTTAAGGAGGTCAGCAACACCAGCATCTCCTATTCCGGCAATGACCGGGCCTATGAGTACCGGGTCCGGGTGCGGATTGAGGTGGTGATCCGGGATGTGCGGCAGGACATAGTTGTCTGGCAGAACGGCAACATGCATGAAGTTGAAGAGTACCATACAAGCGGCGAACCGAACGACGTCCAAACCCGCAAGCGGGTGGCAATTGCGCGTGTCTGCAAGGTGTTGGCAGAAAATATTCATGACCGGCTGTTTATCGACTTCTGA
- a CDS encoding S-adenosylmethionine decarboxylase proenzyme, translating to MKALGRHLLVEFFDCDPKRLDDTAQVEKWMEEAARRAGATIVQSVFHRFQPHGVSGVVVIAESHLAIHTWPEYGYAAVDLFTCGATVDPWIAHEILKDAFAAGNWATKELMRGELKGIDGELHYKPATAVA from the coding sequence ATGAAAGCTTTAGGAAGACACCTGTTGGTTGAGTTCTTTGATTGTGATCCCAAGCGGCTTGATGATACCGCTCAGGTTGAAAAATGGATGGAAGAAGCGGCCCGGCGGGCTGGGGCGACCATTGTCCAGTCGGTATTTCATCGCTTTCAGCCGCACGGGGTAAGCGGCGTGGTGGTAATCGCCGAGTCCCACCTGGCGATTCACACCTGGCCTGAGTATGGGTATGCGGCAGTTGATCTTTTTACCTGTGGTGCTACGGTTGACCCCTGGATTGCCCATGAGATCCTAAAAGATGCGTTTGCCGCCGGCAACTGGGCGACCAAGGAGCTGATGCGGGGGGAGCTGAAAGGCATTGATGGCGAGTTGCACTATAAACCGGCTACGGCCGTTGCTTGA
- a CDS encoding arginine decarboxylase, pyruvoyl-dependent — translation MLCQTPNIHFLVQGSSEGFSQLNSFDGALLAAGIGNTNLVKMSSIVPPRSLQVEPVQLPYGSLVPVAYAAISSMLPGEKISAAVAAAFPEDESKPGLIMEYSSRGHREEVETIVRKMAEEGLAMRGEQVQKIASVSVQHTVEHIGTAFAAVVLWYR, via the coding sequence ATGTTGTGTCAGACCCCCAATATCCATTTTCTGGTGCAGGGCAGTTCAGAGGGTTTCAGCCAGTTGAACTCATTCGACGGGGCGCTGCTGGCTGCTGGTATCGGTAATACCAATCTGGTGAAGATGAGCAGTATCGTTCCTCCCCGGTCACTGCAGGTGGAGCCGGTACAACTTCCTTATGGCTCCCTGGTGCCGGTGGCTTACGCGGCCATTTCGTCAATGCTGCCCGGAGAGAAAATCTCGGCAGCGGTGGCTGCCGCTTTCCCCGAGGATGAGAGCAAGCCCGGGCTGATTATGGAGTATTCTTCCCGTGGTCATCGGGAAGAGGTGGAAACTATTGTCCGCAAAATGGCTGAAGAGGGCTTGGCTATGCGCGGTGAGCAGGTTCAAAAGATAGCAAGCGTCTCGGTGCAGCATACGGTGGAGCATATTGGTACTGCCTTTGCCGCTGTGGTATTGTGGTACAGGTAG